The Vigna radiata var. radiata cultivar VC1973A unplaced genomic scaffold, Vradiata_ver6 scaffold_328, whole genome shotgun sequence DNA window taatatttatatatctttcttCTATTTCTATGACCAGATTTGTTCAATATCCAAATTGTGAAAATCTAAAATagtagaaataatttattttgttagaaatTGAAATAGATATAAGTCGGGTTGTTATTgctttaaaattgaaaattttggttgaaccatttaatttaaatttacacCAAAACTTATCATTGAGAAAAATCGGGTTCATATATCAatcttttcattatatataataagttttggaatataaaaatatacaacttaaatgaaaatgtttatgaatatatatttttaaattaaaaaattatatatttttattttattataatataaaataattaaaaatttatatattttaatataaaactgaGTTAGAAAATAACCCAAACCAACTTTAGAGAATATATctcatttatttgaaatttaaattcgTCCAAAGCTTCTTAATTCTTATAATTcaattcattaattttcttaagtAATAACAGAAATTCTTATTGCCTTATCTTATAATCTTATCTTATAATGagttaaattttactatttattttaattttaattttatatatttatgattaacctatcatttaaatgaaaataacgttagacaataatataaattgtaaagttatattgaaaaggaagagaaattaTGGTTAACCTTTATGCTATTTTAAGTAAATGAATAGTTTATTTTCActatttgtttcttttgctaatctatatataacaaaataataattttaagacaagatatcaaaatttgaagaagAGTGTATTATATCTCCTGGTCGAAAGCTCAGTAAAAAATAGTTGTCTCCTTTCTCAGTTCTagataaatacattttttttatatataatgttgTTGAGTTCAGATACTGGAGGGATATAATACCAAAAAAATGCGATGTTCTACAAGATTCAATCTTCACATTGAAATCCATGTACCAGTTTGgttaaaacaaaaaggaaaacaatgttTAACCTTGTGTTGGCACCTACACAAGGGTGAATCGATAGAAAGGCCTGCCATAATATTTTTCCCCTAAAATGAATTTACAATGACTTTACAGTCTTGTACTTGTTGTAGCCTTAACATAAAGACTAGTTCTTCCCAAACTTTGTAGCACCATAGAAGGCCAATTTTTCAATCACTTTCTCTTCCTAATTTCTGATGGTTGATTACAGCAAGAGAAACATGGTTAGTTATATAATATAACCAAATTAAACCAAGTCTAACCAAGGTTAGTAgattgaagaatgaagaaatctTCAGCCTACAAAATCATGCAACAGTTGCCCTCCTCCAATGACATCTCTTCCGAAATGTCGATTTTGTGATTCAAAACCACTTATAACATAGCCCTCAGGCTGAAGGGCAACACCAAAACGTTGAGCTGCACTCATGCCAAAGGGCTCAGACAAACCAATACCATGATTTTGATGAAGACCAAGTGTGAGAGATACACCATTGTTAATGCTCACTCCAACACCCATTTGCTGATTGCTTGTGTTCGTTTGATTCAGCTGTTCCTGACCCCTTACTTGCATATTAGCAATTTCATTTCTGTGTTGTTTATAATGGGCATCCTGAAACTTCTCCATGGAGGTAGATGGAATATTCTCAGTAACAAGAGAGTTGTCTGAAGGTAAATGATCACCACCACTTAAGTTTCTCCTACTTTGTTCTTCCCTCTGTGGCCTTTTCTGAGCTTGCTGTGATTCTAGCATGTGTATTTCTTCCACCATTGGTTTCCAAAGCCTTACTCTTGCATTAATAAACCAATTAGACACCTGTCGAAGAGATAAACGccaataatcaattacagaatCCATCAACCAGATGTGAAAATATTCATAAGATGAACACTATTTTATCTTGAATCTTCACCTGGTTGCGAGATAGACCAGTTTGTTTAGCCAACATAAGCTTGTCGGTATCAGTAGGGTAACTGCATCAAGAGAACAATGATTTAGTAGTATTCTAAACACACGAGTTTGGCTATGAAGTTTAAATAGCACTTACGGGTGAAGAAAGTGTTCAAACAACCAGGCCCTGAGAACACTGACAGCACGCTCAGGAAGTCCTCTTTGAGGTCTCCAAACAGGCTGCTGGTGCTCAAGAAACCCTGGCCTTTGGCTGTAAGTGCCCCTATCACTATTGTGCAGTCTTGGAGATTCATCCTTTCTGTTACTAATCTGAAAAGGAGCCTTGTTGATGAACTGAAGCTGGTCAGTGATAGCATTCTTCAAGCATTTAAAATGTTTGGACATGGCATTTATAGCCAAACTTGCATATGGGGCTGCATTACCAAGACCAGAAACATACTCGAATGATGTTATCACTGCATGCATCTGTTGATAATACTGCCTGTACCTCCTGTAAACCTGTTTGTTGATGATTCACAAGGAAATTATTGTAAAGTTTGAGGTGAGACGAGATTACCATATCACAATTCAAATAAAGGCTTGAAGAAGCACATGGAGCTTTGTAATTGATCATGCACTTTATCaacttttcaatttaattgGGCAGTATACATTCAGAGTTCAGATTATCAATACAAAGTATATGATTGTCATACTCAAAACTCCACACAACAAGGGAAAtcattattcatatatatagaTTTGGTAAACATGCTACAAGGCTCTTGAATCTAATAAGTTGGAAGTTCAAAGCCATAGTCATGAATGAGTTGATGTCCCAGATTTTGTACAACAGTGAGATAGTAAGAAGTTTCATCTTCTGTCCAGTGAATTTGATTTTAGTGTTTTATgctagtaaaattaaaattttcagattttCTGGTAGTGATTGGAGGattaataacttaattttaagaaattctGACCATGCACAGATTAACATTACGTGACAAGAGAAATATAGTGCAACAAATTTTACTACCAAGAGAGAACAAGAGAAGTGGAAAAATCtgaattcaaataaaagatttaatagagacaaaaaaaatgatgttgTATAAGTTCTTGTATGTATATTAcatgcaataaataaatatgaatcaGAGAAGctgcaattaaaaatgtcaaatgacaagaaagaaagaaaaaaaaaaaactgacaaCTGTTTGGCAGAAACAACTGAGACGACAAGCACTAAACTGAAATCAGGAGAAAAGTGAATATCAACAAGTgtctaataaaagaaaacaaaaaaactcaGTCGGTATaacttaactttttcttttataatgcacagtttaaatattattataagagAGTTAGTTTGCAGTTAAATTTTAAGTTGTATTCACATTTAGAATCATTGGTTATACACATCACTTTGATTGACATCACATTTTGCAACAATTCAATCATTGCACAAAGGCCAGGACCCACAGGTCTGTGGGTAATGCACTGTCCAGTCCAGGAACTATGGTGTTGTAGGGACGAAGCAGTATTTGtagtttataaagaaaatacagTATTTGAACAATAGTGAACATTCTTATTCCATTTCCCTTGTATTCTCTTCatctttcaataatttttttgtaactCTTTTCTaccaacaaaaaatgaaaacgaaaaaaCATTAGAACACTGGAATGGTTTACACACACTATCATTGAGGAGCTGAGATGGCCAAGTaagtattatttattcttttatcttcttttttgttGTGTACAGAAACAGTAATGGATTTGAACCTAAGACCCCATATAAATTATCCAACCCCCCAGGCCAACCCTAGTGGGTTAGGTATTGGTTATGTTCCACTATTGATTCCATCTCCACTTCACATGTTCCCAAAGGTTTACCATTGGATTTCAATTTCTGCattatatctttaatttctagATCAAGTCCAATAAATAGCTTTCCATTTAAATGATACAAAACATGTCCATGCCCTATATTTCCACCCTGAAATGACTGAACTAGCATAAATGACTGCTTAAGCAAGAATAAGTTCCTACCAAAGCAAAACCATAAAGCATACACGAACATGACAACTACCGAATGGTACAACAACACTACCaatcttataattaattaacgTGACATGTCACATGCTCTAATGCCACATGTAGATATAtaccattttattattcatcaactttttcacttttcaatGCCATATTTATTCTTAGAAGCAACTGATCGGGACACAATGCATGTGTACGTTGATACCCTACACTTGACAACATAAAGCCCACTATGCTCTCACACAGTACGTATAACACCACAGGTATTATGATTGGCTATAAGGGGTACGTTTGTAGCATATTTCGAAAAGCATggcattaaaataatattacaatataactTCATCAAACTCGAAAAGTTAATTAGTATTTAATgtagaattaattttaatattcactACTAAAAGTATAAGCCATGTATAGGCTACATAATCATTTCATCATATNCCCATAATATGGCCTGTNAGAAATTAATAAACAGTTCCAAGTTCATGTGCGAAAACCAGTTTCATTTCGCAGAATAANTTTNCAAGTAGTANAANTTGCCAAACATAAAGTGAAGCATCATCATGACAT harbors:
- the LOC106755504 gene encoding BEL1-like homeodomain protein 9; the protein is MAEGFEHYHVPQQSRRDKLRVFAQNHPSFVESSSILHPTSPNLTSLYDPSLIPSDLLACATQQAAAAKGEGSNLMMGFVEGGVVNGDAIHVINSNSNHHNNNPFLYQLQNLREFGDGYNDASEMMVFKPEPLSLSLSSQSNNTHHPLELNLQRFGAVIPGLVERNSEVSRNSVPLGPFTGYASILKESRFLKPAQQLLEELCDGGVREIYATEKSLAPDASLMEPPHEGLSATGVVGGDDPLGDYENESRKKKCRLLTMLDEVYRRYRQYYQQMHAVITSFEYVSGLGNAAPYASLAINAMSKHFKCLKNAITDQLQFINKAPFQISNRKDESPRLHNSDRGTYSQRPGFLEHQQPVWRPQRGLPERAVSVLRAWLFEHFLHPYPTDTDKLMLAKQTGLSRNQVSNWFINARVRLWKPMVEEIHMLESQQAQKRPQREEQSRRNLSGGDHLPSDNSLVTENIPSTSMEKFQDAHYKQHRNEIANMQVRGQEQLNQTNTSNQQMGVGVSINNGVSLTLGLHQNHGIGLSEPFGMSAAQRFGVALQPEGYVISGFESQNRHFGRDVIGGGQLLHDFVG